Genomic window (Bacillus pumilus):
ATGCTCTATCAATTGAGGGACAAGGAAAGCTCATTACGGTTGGAAATAAATTGGTCGGTGCGTTTTCAGATAAAAGTGATTCCACTTTAAAAATGGATGATGTCAAAAAAGGTCAGGAAATTGAAGGTACAACGGCTGTTCTTAGGAATTTTTACTTTGATTCAGCGATGAAAAGCCCATACTTGGTGACCAATTATGGTACACCAAATGAAAAAACAATTTTGAAGAAGGGTGATGGTGAAGGTGGTCTTGATCGAATAGATACGCTGCTTTCTTTTAAATTGACCAGTGAAGGGCAGCGAGCGAAAAAAGACTTTATAAACAAAAAAGAAGTAAAGGAATATAAGAATCAAAGCATTGCAGAGGGTAGTATTTATGTTCAGTTGGGATATTCATTTATAGGTTTGCTGGCTGCTATATCTTTGGGTATGCCATTCTTTTTAATTGCGTTTCTTAATTTCTTAATTCAAATTATCGTGCTTGCGATTGCTTTCTTTCTTCCTTTTGCCTTTATCCTGTCTTACGTTCCACAATTTGCATATAGTGGTTTCGTCTCTTTGGGAAGAATGTTCGCATTGTTTGTCTTGAAAGCTTTGCTGACTCTTGTGCTTGTGTTTGTTTACGCAATCTGCGTCATTACGCATAAAACTATCCCTCCAACGAATTTAGGGATGTATTTTCTCAATGTAGTAGCAATGTCGGTTATTTTGATCATTGCATTTTTAAAACGTGACAAGATAATCAATTTTGTTACGGCTGGTAAAGTGCAAAATGTGGATGCAAATTTATTAGAGAATACTAGAAAGGCAGTCGTTCAACCTTCTTGGGAAGGTGCGAAAAAAGTTAGTAGTGGTATTGGTGAATGGAAAAAGAAACGAGATGCTAAAAAAGCTGCTGAAGAACATTCTTTAGGAGACAAACGAAGTGCGCCACACAATCAATCTGTTGGAGATTCTAAAATTGATAGGACTTCACAGAATAACCCTATTAAGGGGGATGCAGCGGCGAAAAAAGAAGTTGAAAGAAAGCGTCAATTAGCAGCCTCTAATCAATTGGCGGATGAAAACAAAGATAATACAGATGCTTCAAATGCTATGCCGAAAGTGGATGTTGAAAGAAGTGAACAACTTGCTAAAGATCAACTGAAAGAGGAAGGTGACAGTAATACAAGTGCTTCAAATGTTATGCCGAAAGTGGATGTTGAAAGAAGTGAACAGCTTGCTAAAGATCAACTGAAAGAGGAAGGCGGCAGTAATACAAGTGCTTCGAATGTCATGCCGAAAGTGGATGTTGAAAGAAGTGAACAGCTTGCTAAAGATCGACTGAAAGAGGAAGGTGACAGTAATGCGAATGCTTCTAGTCCAATGCCGAAAGTGGTGGATGTAGAGCGAAACGAACAGGATGCAAAAGATCAACTAACAGAAGAAGGGAATAAGAATTCAAGCGCATCAAGCAGAATACCAATGGTGGATGCTGAAAGAAGTGATCAAATTAAAGAACATATTGCCGAAGAAGAAAAGACCAATAGTCCAAAGGCTTCAACATCAGTTCATGAGATTGATGTTGAAAGAAGTGATCAAGGTGTTTCTGAAAAAACGTTAACAGAGGAAAGTATCAGTAATCAAAAGCCTGTGAATCCTGTTCCTAATGCTAACGTAGCAAGAAATGAACAAACACAATCAAAAGAAAAAGTAAGTGCATCAGTTCCGAAAACTGAAAATGAAACAGTTAAGGCATCAGATAATCAACCAAAAGTTAAAAGAGTTATTCAACAACAACCAAAACACGTAAAAATTGAATTAGATCAGATAGAGAGCCGTCAAAGCAAAAATGATCGTGGAGGGAAAGGATCATGAAAAAGCTATTGACGGCTTTTTTTACTGTTCTTCCAATCGCATTTTTGGGAGGATTGTTGATTGTGGTTGTGTTGATATTCGGGGGCAGTAACCAAAAAGAAGAAATTGGCGGTGGTGATGATGAGTACGTGACAAAAGGCATTGCGCCAGAGATCGAAAGGCTCCGCCATGTTTTCGAGAAATACGCAAGGAAAGAAGGGGTTTATGATCAATTGAATATCATTATGGCTCTTACTATGCAGGAAAGTGGTGGGCGTTACCTCGACATCATGCAATCAAGCGAATCAATAGGTTTGCCGCCTAACTCTATAACAAGTCCAGAGTATTCCATTCAAGTAGGTGTGAAACACTTTGCGGCTGTTTTTAAAAAAGCAGGGGGAGACGTTCGATTAACATTACAGTCTTACAATTATGGTGGCGGGTTTATTGATTACGTGAAAAAACGTGGGGGAAAGTACACAAAAGCCCTTGCGTTAGAATTTAGCAGATTTCAAGCTCTTAAATTAGGTTGGCGAAGCTATGGTGATCCTAATTATGTTGATCATGTCATGCGCTATTTGAAGGGTGGAGGCACTGTAAAGCCTGTCAACGGCGCTATGGAGGGATACGAAACTGTAATGAACGAAGCTCTTAAGTATGAAGGTAATCCATATCAATGGGCTGGTTCAACTCCAAAAACGGGTTTTGATTGCTCGGGTCTTGTGCAATGGGCTTACAGAAAAGCAGGTATTTCATTGCCTAGAACGGCCCAAGAACAATACGGTGCCACAAAAAAGATTGCTGAAAGTCAGGCAGTACCAGGAGACTTAGTCTTCTTCACAGGTACGTATCAAGGTAAATTCATTACTCATGTGGGAATTTATGTAGGAGAAGGAAGAATGTATAATAGTAATGATAGTGGCGTCCAATACTCTGATCTTAAAAAGGGATATTGGCGTGACCACTTGGTGTCGTTTGGAAGAATAAAAAATTAGGGGGATTTTATGAAAAAAGTATTTTGGGTATTGGGTGGTGTGATTTTGATTTTAGGGATTACGAGTTATTACATGACATACAACAAGTTAAGTGCTGAAAAAAATCAAGCTCTAAAAGAAAAACAAAAGATCGAAAATAAAATGAATCATATGACGAAGTCGGAAGCTGCTGACATGAATCAAAAGTTTTTTGAAGCATTCTTTCAATATGAAGATGCTGACGATCGTGAGAAGGCTGTTCGAAAGTTGGCGACCGATAAAGCAATGAGTTATGCGTTCCCCTCAAAGGCTCCAAAGAAACATAGTGTAACCATGCAGGGGGATTTAATTTCTTTAGAAAGCTATTCAAAAAAAGTTGATGAAAAGCATGAATTATACCTTAATGAAGCAAAAATTGCGCTTACTGTGAATGCTGTGACAACTAAACAAGAATTAATTATTCAAACAGAATTGAAAAAAGAAAAAGGTGGATGGATTGTTGATAACATTCAAGTGAAAGGTAGTAATTAATAGATTTAAATGACTTGCTGAGATTTTTAAACTAAAGTGGAAGTTGCTTAACTAAAACGTTTAAATGAATTTGAAATTAGGAGAATAATGATGTCACAATTATATGAGAGTGATCCTTTTGAAGAAATACGTAAATCTAAAGAGAAAAAAAGAAAACAGTTTGAAGAGGAATCGAATTCACAGGCTTATAAACAATCATCTGGGTATATGGTTGCCTTAATTGAAGATTTTAAGAAAGGTTTAGTTTTAATTTCAATAGCTGCTACTAGAGACTATAAAACTTATCAAGATAATGCTTTAATGTTCGGAACTGCTGATTTATTAAGTTCGCTTGTAGCCATAGAGCTAGTATCTAGAGAAATAATGATTAATGCTCCTAAAAGGGAATTAAGATATATGTTAGAAGCAACTATAAAATATGCAGCTGTTGACCAAACCTGTAAAGATAAAACTCTAGAAGAAAAGTTGAAATACTTGTATACAGAATTACCTCGTTCTTCTATTAGTCCCATTGATGAACTTAACGGTTTAACAGACATGATGGTCGCAGATACAAAGGAACTTTATTCATTACTATCGCAGTTTATACATCCTTCTCAAAAACAGATTACTGAATATCAACTCCGGTTAAAAAAAGGAGAGATAGGATTTGAAACTCATAAAGAACTAGATTCTTTTAATCGTTTACTATTCAGGACATTTGATATAATACTTTACCTAACTTTTAGAAATATGGGTTATTATGTAATGAAAGATGTTTTTTACAACATGAAAGATATGAAAGAATTTGAAAACTGGAAGTTTTTTAAAGGAAAACATGTTAAAACTTTACCTAATAAGTATAGGAAAAAATGAAATTATTTCAAGTTAAAGGAAGTAATTATTAGTGTAAAAAAACAGTTTTGTTTGTTATTATTTACGAAAGAAAGAATTTTTTGCTATTTAAGGGGGTGTGAGGGTTATGCGAGATTTGATACCATATGATCTAGTAACTACCAAGTTAAATCATTGGTATAGAGCCATAAAGACAGAAAATGTTGACTTGGCGAGAGAAATTAAGCAGCAAGTGAAGAGTGAACTAGATAGTATGGAGGAGAATCAAGATGCCCTTTTGTATTTTTCTTTGTTGGAATTTAGACACAGTTTGTTAGAAAGTCATCTTAACGCAAAAAATCCTCATGATTTAGATAAAACATATCTAACATTGAAAAAGGTTGAAAGACAAGAAAATTTGACAGGTATGTTAGAGTATTACTATTATTTTTTTATGGGGATGTATGAGTTCAGGAGAAAGGAACTAACGACCGCAATATCTGCTTATAGAAAAGCGGAAATGATGATATCTGAAATTAATGATGAAATTGAGCAAGCGGAGTTTTATTTTAAAGTTTCCTATGTTTATTATTATATGAAACAAACTTACTTCTCATTAAATTACGCTAATAGAGCTTTAAATATTTACGAAAGATATGATGATTATTTAGTGCAGGCTCTTAGATGTCGATTTGTAATAGGTGGTAATTTAATAGATGAATCAAAGTTTAGGCAAGCTCTGCACATTTTTATAGAAATATTAGATATTGCTGAAAAAAATAAACTTTCTCATATTAAAGGGATGGCCCATATTAACGCTGCTATTTGTTATGAAGAATTGAAGCAGTATAGCGATGTATGTGAACACCTTGATCTAGCATTAAATTATTTAGAATCTCATAATAACAGTTTCGTAACAAAGGCTCTATTTAATCAAACCCATGTATATTTAAAAAGAGGAATGTTTCTAGAAGCAAAGTATTATTATATTAAAGGGTTAAAATATGTAGACGAATTTAATGATGAAGAATACAAGTTGAAATT
Coding sequences:
- a CDS encoding CD3337/EF1877 family mobilome membrane protein, with amino-acid sequence MKKRNLIITFLALVMLVSTLTVTFANDKAGDKTVKPKVEKVGGVELEISRFPLEHYQAHNQAEDGMIKGAIVSLSNTMLAVTQIIVLVVDKAMDLFMSAEPIDNFSSAITNVSKQMYNVLKKSFGEILFVFMIGFVVYLFFIKGSFKEGMRRFALFFVVMVVSALWVNKAGYWIESLNALSIEGQGKLITVGNKLVGAFSDKSDSTLKMDDVKKGQEIEGTTAVLRNFYFDSAMKSPYLVTNYGTPNEKTILKKGDGEGGLDRIDTLLSFKLTSEGQRAKKDFINKKEVKEYKNQSIAEGSIYVQLGYSFIGLLAAISLGMPFFLIAFLNFLIQIIVLAIAFFLPFAFILSYVPQFAYSGFVSLGRMFALFVLKALLTLVLVFVYAICVITHKTIPPTNLGMYFLNVVAMSVILIIAFLKRDKIINFVTAGKVQNVDANLLENTRKAVVQPSWEGAKKVSSGIGEWKKKRDAKKAAEEHSLGDKRSAPHNQSVGDSKIDRTSQNNPIKGDAAAKKEVERKRQLAASNQLADENKDNTDASNAMPKVDVERSEQLAKDQLKEEGDSNTSASNVMPKVDVERSEQLAKDQLKEEGGSNTSASNVMPKVDVERSEQLAKDRLKEEGDSNANASSPMPKVVDVERNEQDAKDQLTEEGNKNSSASSRIPMVDAERSDQIKEHIAEEEKTNSPKASTSVHEIDVERSDQGVSEKTLTEESISNQKPVNPVPNANVARNEQTQSKEKVSASVPKTENETVKASDNQPKVKRVIQQQPKHVKIELDQIESRQSKNDRGGKGS
- a CDS encoding lysozyme family protein translates to MKKLLTAFFTVLPIAFLGGLLIVVVLIFGGSNQKEEIGGGDDEYVTKGIAPEIERLRHVFEKYARKEGVYDQLNIIMALTMQESGGRYLDIMQSSESIGLPPNSITSPEYSIQVGVKHFAAVFKKAGGDVRLTLQSYNYGGGFIDYVKKRGGKYTKALALEFSRFQALKLGWRSYGDPNYVDHVMRYLKGGGTVKPVNGAMEGYETVMNEALKYEGNPYQWAGSTPKTGFDCSGLVQWAYRKAGISLPRTAQEQYGATKKIAESQAVPGDLVFFTGTYQGKFITHVGIYVGEGRMYNSNDSGVQYSDLKKGYWRDHLVSFGRIKN
- a CDS encoding RapH N-terminal domain-containing protein — encoded protein: MRDLIPYDLVTTKLNHWYRAIKTENVDLAREIKQQVKSELDSMEENQDALLYFSLLEFRHSLLESHLNAKNPHDLDKTYLTLKKVERQENLTGMLEYYYYFFMGMYEFRRKELTTAISAYRKAEMMISEINDEIEQAEFYFKVSYVYYYMKQTYFSLNYANRALNIYERYDDYLVQALRCRFVIGGNLIDESKFRQALHIFIEILDIAEKNKLSHIKGMAHINAAICYEELKQYSDVCEHLDLALNYLESHNNSFVTKALFNQTHVYLKRGMFLEAKYYYIKGLKYVDEFNDEEYKLKFMILTGLYYENDHSLILEAFDSLLEKNMYADVENLALEVAEYFSSNENFKLANDYFRMSIDVRRKIREEELIDEKNSGYIYNVD